A genome region from Variovorax paradoxus includes the following:
- a CDS encoding Lrp/AsnC family transcriptional regulator has protein sequence MHDIALDRIDRKILEHLQVNGRVSNLELADVANLSPAQCLRRHRRLEELGLIHGYAARLNARRIGLGVTAFIHVTMARGHVDELPKFQDLIADMKQILECYSVTGDFDYVLKVVAHDLESLSQFLMHTLMHMPGVSAVRSSVCLNEVKFTTAPPLE, from the coding sequence TTGCATGACATCGCCTTGGACCGGATCGACCGCAAGATCCTCGAGCACCTGCAGGTGAACGGCCGGGTGTCGAACCTGGAGCTTGCCGACGTGGCCAATCTCTCGCCAGCGCAATGCCTGCGGCGCCACCGGCGCCTGGAGGAGCTGGGCCTGATCCACGGCTACGCGGCGCGGCTGAATGCACGGCGCATCGGGCTTGGCGTGACGGCCTTCATCCACGTGACCATGGCGCGCGGCCATGTCGACGAGCTGCCCAAGTTCCAGGACCTGATCGCCGACATGAAGCAGATCCTGGAGTGCTATTCGGTCACCGGCGATTTCGACTACGTCCTCAAGGTGGTCGCGCACGACCTGGAGTCGCTCTCGCAGTTCCTCATGCACACGCTGATGCACATGCCCGGTGTGTCGGCGGTGCGTTCGAGCGTGTGCCTCAACGAGGTCAAGTTCACCACGGCCCCGCCGCTGGAGTAG
- the prmC gene encoding N5-glutamine methyltransferase family protein, translated as MMDSTENPLPSTVAQALAAAVALGVERLDAQLLLLHALGRAPHDRAWLLAHDTDTMPEAAWSVLAAHLSRRLAGEPVAYLLGSKEFRGLDLHVDARVLVPRPDTETLVEWALQCLEGRAAPRVLDLGTGSGAIALALQHARADAQVDAVDASADALEVAEANARRLGLPVRFAQANWLEDAGTGYTVIASNPPYIAAGDPHLPALRHEPTSALEAGIDGLDDIRQIVRQSPAHLADGGWLLLEHGHDQAHAVRQLLAERGFAEVQSREDLAGIQRCSGGIWRAVK; from the coding sequence ATGATGGACAGCACCGAAAACCCGCTGCCCTCGACCGTGGCGCAGGCACTGGCCGCGGCCGTGGCGCTGGGCGTGGAACGGCTCGACGCACAGCTGCTGCTGCTGCATGCGCTCGGCCGCGCGCCACACGACCGGGCCTGGCTGCTGGCGCACGACACCGACACGATGCCCGAGGCGGCATGGTCGGTGCTGGCAGCGCACCTGTCGCGCCGCCTTGCCGGCGAGCCGGTCGCCTACCTGCTCGGCAGCAAGGAATTCCGCGGGCTCGACCTGCATGTCGATGCCCGCGTGCTGGTGCCGCGTCCTGACACCGAGACGCTGGTCGAATGGGCGCTGCAGTGCCTGGAAGGCCGGGCCGCACCGCGCGTGCTGGACCTCGGCACGGGCAGCGGCGCGATCGCGCTGGCCCTGCAGCACGCCCGCGCCGATGCGCAAGTCGACGCGGTCGACGCCAGCGCCGATGCCCTCGAAGTCGCAGAGGCAAATGCCCGGCGCCTCGGCCTGCCGGTGCGCTTCGCCCAGGCGAACTGGCTCGAGGACGCCGGCACCGGCTACACGGTCATCGCCAGCAATCCGCCGTATATCGCCGCCGGCGATCCCCATCTGCCCGCTTTGCGACACGAGCCGACGTCCGCGCTGGAGGCAGGCATCGATGGCCTCGACGACATCCGCCAGATCGTCCGGCAGTCGCCCGCCCATCTCGCCGATGGAGGCTGGCTGCTCCTCGAGCACGGCCACGACCAGGCCCACGCCGTGCGGCAACTGCTCGCCGAACGCGGTTTCGCCGAAGTGCAAAGCCGCGAAGACCTCGCCGGCATCCAGCGCTGTTCCGGCGGAATCTGGCGCGCGGTGAAATAA
- a CDS encoding GNAT family N-acetyltransferase — translation MTQPDAMAVRAMRADDLDAVLAVQLACYGAGFVEDGGLIARRLAAAPHTGWVVEYKGRVQAYLVGYPSTVGKLTPLHGEFEVAAEADSLYLHDLAVHPDASGLGLGPRLVRHAWAYAAGAGWLHSTLVSVQSSVGFWERQGYAPAQPANAGQQARLATYPGDSVYMSRRLG, via the coding sequence ATGACGCAGCCGGACGCCATGGCCGTGCGCGCCATGCGCGCAGACGATCTCGACGCCGTGCTGGCGGTGCAGCTCGCCTGCTACGGCGCGGGGTTCGTGGAGGACGGCGGGCTGATCGCGCGGCGCCTCGCGGCCGCGCCGCACACCGGCTGGGTAGTGGAATACAAGGGCCGCGTGCAGGCCTACCTGGTGGGCTATCCGTCGACGGTGGGCAAGCTCACGCCCTTGCACGGCGAGTTCGAGGTGGCTGCCGAAGCCGATTCGCTGTATCTGCATGACCTGGCCGTGCACCCCGATGCCTCGGGGCTCGGCCTCGGGCCGCGGCTGGTTCGCCATGCCTGGGCATACGCGGCAGGCGCCGGCTGGCTGCATTCCACGCTGGTGTCGGTGCAATCATCGGTCGGGTTCTGGGAACGCCAGGGTTATGCGCCGGCGCAGCCCGCGAATGCCGGCCAGCAGGCCCGGCTCGCCACGTACCCGGGCGACTCGGTCTACATGAGCCGCCGGCTGGGCTGA
- the prfA gene encoding peptide chain release factor 1, whose amino-acid sequence MKPFLRHQLERYAQRLGELDFLLSREDIMSDMAQYRTISREHAEVTQIAGRYERYRQRESDIAGAKEMLDDPDMAEMAKEEIASAEAELVQLEEELQRLLLPKDPDDARNAFLEIRAGTGGDESALFAGDLLRMYTRYCERAGWRCEIVSESESELGGYKEVVIRVVGDDVFGHLRFESGGHRVQRVPATETQGRIHTSACTVAVLAEPDEAVAVQINPADLRIDTYRASGAGGQHINKTDSAVRITHIPTGIVAECQDDRSQHRNKAKALQVLSARIQEKDRNERAAKDAAMRKGLIGSGDRSDRIRTYNFPQGRLTDHRINLTLYKLLAIMEGDLGDVLEALRAAREAEQLAELESSLPA is encoded by the coding sequence GTGAAACCCTTTCTGCGCCATCAACTCGAACGCTATGCCCAGCGCCTGGGCGAACTCGACTTCCTGCTCTCGCGCGAAGACATCATGAGCGACATGGCGCAGTACCGCACCATCTCGCGCGAGCACGCCGAAGTGACGCAGATCGCCGGCCGCTACGAGCGCTACAGGCAGCGCGAATCGGACATCGCAGGCGCCAAGGAGATGCTCGACGACCCCGACATGGCCGAGATGGCGAAGGAAGAGATCGCCAGCGCCGAGGCCGAGCTGGTGCAGCTCGAGGAAGAGCTGCAGCGCCTGCTGCTGCCGAAGGACCCGGACGACGCGCGCAACGCCTTCCTCGAAATCCGCGCCGGCACCGGCGGCGACGAATCGGCCCTTTTCGCGGGCGACCTGCTGCGCATGTACACGCGCTACTGCGAGCGCGCCGGATGGCGCTGCGAGATCGTGAGCGAGAGCGAGAGCGAACTCGGTGGCTACAAGGAAGTGGTGATCCGCGTCGTCGGCGACGATGTGTTCGGGCACCTGCGCTTCGAGTCGGGCGGCCACCGTGTACAGCGCGTGCCGGCGACCGAGACGCAGGGCCGCATCCACACCAGTGCCTGCACGGTCGCCGTGCTGGCCGAGCCCGACGAAGCCGTGGCGGTGCAGATCAACCCGGCCGACCTGCGCATCGACACCTACCGCGCGAGCGGCGCCGGCGGCCAGCACATCAACAAGACCGATTCGGCCGTTCGCATCACGCACATCCCGACCGGCATCGTGGCCGAGTGCCAGGACGACCGCAGCCAGCACCGCAACAAGGCCAAGGCGCTGCAGGTGCTGTCGGCGCGCATCCAGGAAAAGGACCGCAACGAGCGCGCCGCCAAGGACGCGGCGATGCGCAAGGGCCTGATCGGCAGCGGCGACCGCTCGGACCGCATCCGCACGTACAACTTTCCGCAAGGCCGGCTGACCGACCACCGCATCAACCTCACGCTCTACAAGCTGCTGGCCATCATGGAGGGCGACCTGGGCGACGTGCTCGAGGCCCTGCGCGCGGCGCGCGAAGCCGAACAACTGGCCGAGCTCGAATCGAGCCTGCCGGCATGA
- a CDS encoding ABC transporter permease — MSLIASLGAIEIGLIFGLVALGVFMSFRIINFPDLTVDGSFPLGAAVAATLIVAGWNPVAATAVACVAGAISGWVTAWLNVKLKIMQLLASILVMIALYSINLRVMGKPNVALITEPTVFSMASFGGMPEQWAKPLLLLLVVIAAKIVVDMFFASEAGLAMRATGGNARMARAQGISTDFHTMAGLALSNALVALAGALFAQSQGTADISMGVGTIVIGLAAVIIGETLLPARSMVITTLACILGALLYRFFIAMALNTDFMGLQAQDLNLVTAVLVACALLVPAYKRKLGGLFKGKN, encoded by the coding sequence ATGTCCCTCATCGCCTCGCTGGGCGCCATCGAGATCGGTCTGATATTCGGACTGGTCGCGCTGGGCGTCTTCATGTCGTTCCGCATCATCAATTTTCCCGACCTCACGGTGGACGGCAGCTTTCCGCTCGGCGCCGCCGTGGCCGCGACGCTGATCGTCGCCGGCTGGAACCCGGTGGCCGCCACCGCGGTGGCCTGCGTGGCCGGCGCCATCTCGGGCTGGGTCACGGCCTGGCTCAACGTGAAGCTGAAGATCATGCAGCTGCTCGCGAGCATCCTGGTGATGATCGCGCTGTACTCCATCAACCTGCGCGTGATGGGCAAGCCCAACGTGGCGCTCATCACCGAGCCCACGGTGTTCAGCATGGCCAGCTTCGGCGGCATGCCCGAGCAGTGGGCCAAGCCGCTGCTGCTGCTGCTCGTCGTGATCGCCGCGAAGATCGTGGTCGACATGTTCTTCGCCTCGGAAGCCGGCCTGGCGATGCGCGCCACGGGCGGCAACGCGCGCATGGCGCGGGCCCAGGGCATTTCCACCGACTTCCACACCATGGCGGGCCTGGCGCTGTCGAACGCGCTGGTGGCGCTGGCCGGCGCACTGTTCGCGCAGAGCCAGGGCACGGCCGACATCTCGATGGGCGTCGGCACCATCGTGATTGGCCTGGCCGCGGTGATCATCGGCGAAACCCTGCTGCCCGCGCGCAGCATGGTGATCACCACGCTGGCGTGCATCCTGGGCGCGCTGCTGTACCGCTTCTTCATCGCCATGGCGCTGAACACCGACTTCATGGGTCTCCAGGCGCAGGACCTGAACCTGGTGACCGCCGTGCTGGTGGCCTGCGCACTGCTGGTGCCGGCCTACAAGCGCAAGCTGGGCGGGCTTTTCAAGGGGAAGAACTGA
- the grxD gene encoding Grx4 family monothiol glutaredoxin: MSDAQQRIDDLVKTNELVLFMKGNASFPMCGFSGRAIQILKAIGVDTKSLKTVNVLEDDGIRQGIKEYSNWPTIPQLYVKGEFIGGSDIMMEMYESGELQQVVGGGAAA, encoded by the coding sequence ATGTCCGACGCTCAACAACGCATCGACGATCTCGTCAAGACCAACGAACTCGTGCTCTTCATGAAGGGCAACGCCAGTTTCCCGATGTGCGGTTTCTCCGGCCGCGCGATCCAGATCCTCAAGGCGATCGGTGTCGACACCAAGTCGCTCAAGACCGTCAACGTGCTCGAGGACGACGGCATCCGCCAGGGCATCAAGGAATACAGCAACTGGCCCACCATTCCGCAGCTCTACGTCAAGGGCGAGTTCATCGGCGGCTCGGACATCATGATGGAGATGTACGAGTCGGGCGAACTGCAGCAGGTCGTCGGCGGCGGCGCGGCGGCCTGA
- the hemA gene encoding glutamyl-tRNA reductase yields MSVWALGLNHTTAPLDLRGRFAFALDQIAPTLQSLRSSFASGRHPQVEAAIISTCNRTEIYCASEHAALDHTFGWLAQSGGVAPALLRSHAYTLHDDEAARHAFRVASGLDSMVLGEAQILGQMKDAVRAAETAGALGSTLNQLFQRSFAVAKEVRTATEIGAHSISMAAAAVRLAGQLFEDLRTTRVLFVGAGEMIDLAATHFAAKDPKSIAIANRTLERGEKLASRFGGEAMRLADLPSRLAEFDIVVSCTASTLPIIGLGAVERALKARKHRPMFMVDLAVPRDIEPEVKALEDIYLYTVDDLAQVVQQGQANRQAAVAQAEVIIDAGVQSFMHWLGQRGTVPLIQQLNAQADEWRAAEMARARKLLAKGESVEAVLEAMSRGLTQKMMHGAMAELHAGDAASREQTAQAISRLFLRKER; encoded by the coding sequence ATGTCAGTCTGGGCTCTCGGCTTGAACCACACGACCGCGCCGCTCGATCTGCGCGGTCGTTTCGCGTTCGCGCTCGACCAGATCGCCCCCACGCTGCAGAGCCTTCGCAGTTCCTTCGCTTCCGGCCGCCACCCCCAGGTCGAGGCCGCGATCATTTCCACCTGCAACCGCACCGAGATCTATTGCGCCTCGGAACACGCCGCGCTGGACCACACCTTCGGCTGGCTGGCGCAAAGCGGCGGCGTGGCGCCGGCGCTGCTGCGCTCGCATGCCTACACGCTGCACGATGACGAAGCCGCGCGCCACGCCTTCCGCGTGGCCAGCGGGCTCGACTCGATGGTGCTCGGCGAGGCGCAGATCCTCGGCCAGATGAAGGACGCCGTGCGCGCGGCGGAAACCGCCGGCGCGCTCGGCAGCACGCTCAACCAGCTGTTCCAGCGCTCGTTCGCCGTGGCCAAGGAAGTGCGCACCGCCACCGAGATCGGCGCGCATTCCATCAGCATGGCCGCCGCGGCGGTGCGCCTGGCCGGCCAGCTGTTCGAAGACCTGCGCACCACGCGCGTGCTGTTCGTCGGCGCGGGCGAAATGATCGACCTCGCGGCCACGCACTTCGCTGCCAAGGACCCCAAGTCGATCGCCATTGCCAATCGCACGCTCGAGCGCGGCGAAAAGCTCGCCTCCCGCTTCGGCGGCGAAGCCATGCGCCTGGCGGACCTCCCCTCGCGATTGGCGGAATTCGACATCGTCGTGAGCTGCACCGCCAGCACGCTGCCGATCATCGGTCTCGGCGCCGTGGAACGCGCGCTCAAGGCGCGCAAGCACCGCCCGATGTTCATGGTCGACCTGGCCGTACCGCGCGACATCGAGCCCGAAGTGAAGGCGCTCGAGGACATCTACCTCTACACCGTCGACGACCTCGCCCAGGTGGTGCAGCAAGGCCAAGCCAACCGCCAGGCCGCCGTGGCGCAGGCCGAAGTCATCATCGATGCGGGCGTGCAAAGCTTCATGCACTGGCTGGGCCAGCGCGGCACCGTGCCGCTGATCCAGCAGCTCAATGCGCAGGCCGACGAATGGCGCGCCGCCGAAATGGCGCGCGCCCGCAAGCTGCTGGCCAAGGGCGAATCGGTCGAGGCCGTGCTCGAAGCCATGTCTCGCGGGCTCACGCAGAAGATGATGCACGGCGCCATGGCCGAGCTGCACGCGGGCGACGCCGCCTCGCGCGAGCAGACCGCGCAGGCCATCTCGCGCCTGTTCCTGCGCAAAGAGCGTTAG
- a CDS encoding ABC transporter substrate-binding protein: protein MLATTASFAADTKSVAVTAIVEHPALDAVRDGVKAELKAAGYEEGKNLKFTYQSAQGNVGTAAQIARKYVGDQPDAIVAIATPSAQAVVAATKTIPVVYSAITDPVAARLVKNWEASGTNVTGVSDLSPLEKHIALIKQVVPAAKRVGVIYSPGEANSVAIVASLKKAAADAGMTVVEAAAARTVDVPTAAQSLVGKADVIYTPTDNNVVSAFEGIVKVAQQAKLPVVAADTATVERGAVAALGLNYSDIGRQTGKIVVRILKGEKPGAIASQTSTNFELVVNPGAAKLQGVTLSEELLKTAKVVNTK from the coding sequence ATGCTGGCGACCACTGCGTCCTTCGCGGCGGACACCAAGTCGGTGGCCGTGACGGCCATCGTCGAGCATCCGGCGCTGGACGCGGTGCGCGACGGCGTGAAGGCGGAACTGAAGGCCGCCGGCTACGAAGAAGGCAAGAACCTCAAGTTCACCTACCAGAGCGCGCAAGGCAATGTCGGCACGGCCGCCCAGATCGCGCGCAAGTACGTGGGCGACCAGCCCGATGCGATCGTCGCCATTGCCACGCCGTCGGCGCAGGCCGTGGTGGCGGCCACCAAGACGATTCCGGTGGTCTATTCGGCCATCACCGACCCGGTGGCCGCCAGGCTGGTGAAGAACTGGGAAGCGTCCGGCACCAACGTCACGGGTGTGTCGGACCTGTCGCCGCTCGAGAAGCACATTGCGCTCATCAAGCAGGTGGTGCCCGCCGCCAAGCGCGTCGGCGTGATCTACAGCCCGGGCGAAGCCAACTCGGTGGCCATCGTGGCCTCGCTGAAGAAGGCCGCTGCCGACGCGGGCATGACGGTGGTCGAGGCCGCCGCCGCCCGCACGGTGGACGTGCCGACCGCCGCCCAGAGCCTGGTCGGCAAGGCCGACGTGATCTACACGCCCACCGACAACAACGTGGTCTCGGCTTTCGAGGGCATCGTGAAAGTGGCGCAACAGGCCAAGCTCCCGGTGGTGGCGGCCGACACGGCCACCGTGGAACGCGGCGCGGTGGCCGCCCTGGGCCTGAACTACAGCGACATCGGCCGCCAGACCGGCAAGATCGTGGTGCGCATCCTGAAGGGCGAGAAGCCCGGCGCCATCGCCTCGCAGACCAGCACCAACTTCGAGCTGGTGGTGAACCCGGGCGCAGCCAAGCTGCAGGGCGTGACGCTGTCGGAAGAACTGCTGAAGACCGCCAAGGTCGTGAACACCAAGTAA
- a CDS encoding DUF3772 domain-containing protein: MNRTSRLAGLGLAILLALSLCGAALAQPDASMNAGIGNPNNSANTATASAPAPTVAELRAQFNKIAASAGTGANADEDPRRQLGQINDIGAQADKFVAARTGELADLNARLGELGNPPAAGTTEDPDITRQRASLTKERNALDADIRLAKLLSIDVRQRGADLVTQRRALFEAQLTERAPSPLSEAFWNDLQEAWPDDLERLQAMVTALGDGFDQALASASRTPVIAALIGALLLAFAGVWGAERLLARLAMRVLPAGRLRRSLLVIAIVATHVLLVAVAAHGFVEVLKTYATWDSQARKALQSAAQALTFMAFVIGLGRALLATARPSWRLPPIPDATASKLAVLPWLVALVAALAWTPAEINALVDASFAAVVATHVLTALVLTALVGTVIYRLKALRADAPEAGLPERPMWVGLLVALIGMLMIAIWVLVGLGYVALGSFLASQLTWSGIVAAAFYVLFKFADDVFMATVASRSAFGQKLQKSFGLAPQTLDQSATVLSGISRVALFVYMLIALAAPLGTTPGEVFQRSGKLGTGVKVGEFQLVPGAILSAIAVAVVGFIVLRVFKRWLTRSYLPNTQFEPGMQSSITTLLGYVGGILVIAFSLSALGIGIERIAWVASALSVGIGFGLQAIVQNFISGLILLAEQPVKVGDWVVLGTAEGDVRRINVRATEIQLGDRSTLIVPNSEFITKTVRNMTLANAEGRVLIRLPMPLTTDAQRVRELILGACKAHEGVLETPAPSLTLEGIENGLLIFQAIAYVPSPRLAGGVRSDLLFVILDELKKASLPLAVPTMVMAASTAPEPLATPIVPSSPASPIPGVQS; this comes from the coding sequence ATGAATCGGACCTCTCGCCTGGCAGGCCTCGGCCTCGCCATCCTGCTGGCCCTGTCGCTGTGCGGCGCCGCGCTGGCACAGCCCGATGCCAGCATGAACGCCGGCATCGGCAACCCCAACAACAGCGCCAATACCGCCACGGCGTCGGCACCGGCGCCCACGGTCGCCGAGCTGCGCGCACAGTTCAACAAGATCGCCGCCAGCGCAGGCACCGGCGCGAACGCCGACGAAGACCCTCGCAGGCAGCTCGGGCAGATCAACGACATCGGCGCGCAGGCAGACAAGTTCGTCGCCGCGCGCACCGGCGAGCTGGCCGACCTCAACGCCCGGCTCGGCGAGCTCGGCAATCCGCCCGCCGCCGGCACCACCGAAGACCCCGACATCACGCGGCAGCGCGCGAGCCTGACCAAGGAGCGCAACGCGCTCGATGCCGATATCCGGCTCGCCAAGCTGCTGTCGATCGACGTCCGCCAGCGCGGCGCCGACCTCGTGACGCAGCGTCGAGCGCTGTTCGAGGCGCAGCTCACCGAGCGCGCCCCCTCCCCGTTGAGCGAAGCCTTCTGGAACGACCTGCAGGAAGCGTGGCCCGACGACCTCGAACGGCTGCAGGCCATGGTGACGGCACTGGGCGACGGCTTCGACCAGGCGCTGGCGAGCGCGTCGCGCACACCGGTGATCGCCGCGCTGATCGGCGCGTTGCTGCTGGCCTTCGCCGGCGTCTGGGGCGCCGAACGCCTGCTGGCGCGCCTGGCCATGCGCGTGCTGCCGGCCGGGCGGCTGCGCCGCTCGCTGCTGGTGATCGCCATCGTCGCAACCCACGTGCTGCTGGTGGCCGTGGCCGCGCACGGCTTCGTGGAAGTGCTCAAGACCTACGCCACCTGGGACTCGCAGGCACGCAAGGCGCTGCAGTCGGCCGCGCAGGCGCTGACCTTCATGGCTTTCGTCATCGGCCTGGGCCGCGCGCTGCTGGCCACCGCGCGGCCATCGTGGCGGCTGCCGCCCATCCCCGACGCCACGGCCAGCAAGCTCGCCGTGCTGCCGTGGCTGGTGGCGCTGGTCGCGGCGCTGGCCTGGACGCCGGCGGAGATCAACGCGCTCGTCGACGCCAGCTTCGCGGCCGTGGTGGCCACGCACGTGCTCACGGCGCTGGTGCTCACGGCGCTGGTGGGCACCGTGATCTACCGGCTCAAGGCGCTGCGCGCCGACGCTCCGGAGGCCGGCCTGCCCGAGCGGCCGATGTGGGTCGGCCTGCTGGTCGCGCTGATCGGCATGCTGATGATCGCGATCTGGGTGCTGGTGGGGCTGGGCTACGTGGCGCTCGGCAGCTTCCTCGCGTCGCAGCTGACCTGGAGCGGCATCGTGGCCGCGGCCTTCTACGTGCTGTTCAAGTTCGCGGACGACGTGTTCATGGCCACCGTGGCGTCGCGCAGCGCCTTCGGCCAGAAGCTGCAGAAGAGCTTCGGGCTCGCGCCGCAGACGCTGGACCAGTCGGCCACGGTGCTGTCGGGCATCAGCCGCGTGGCGCTGTTCGTCTACATGCTGATCGCGCTCGCCGCGCCGCTCGGCACCACGCCGGGCGAGGTGTTCCAGCGCAGCGGCAAGCTCGGCACGGGCGTGAAGGTGGGCGAGTTCCAGCTGGTGCCGGGCGCGATCCTGAGCGCGATCGCGGTGGCGGTCGTCGGCTTCATCGTGCTGCGCGTGTTCAAACGGTGGCTGACGCGCAGCTACCTGCCGAACACGCAGTTCGAGCCGGGCATGCAGAGCTCGATCACCACATTGCTGGGTTATGTGGGCGGCATCCTCGTGATCGCCTTTTCGCTGTCGGCACTGGGCATCGGCATCGAGCGCATCGCGTGGGTCGCGAGCGCGCTGTCGGTGGGCATCGGCTTCGGCCTGCAGGCGATCGTGCAGAACTTCATCTCGGGGCTGATATTGCTCGCCGAGCAGCCGGTGAAGGTCGGCGACTGGGTGGTGCTGGGCACGGCCGAGGGCGACGTGCGGCGCATCAACGTGCGCGCCACCGAGATCCAGCTGGGCGACCGTTCCACGCTGATCGTCCCGAATTCCGAGTTCATCACCAAGACCGTGCGCAACATGACGCTGGCCAACGCCGAAGGCCGCGTGCTGATCCGCCTGCCGATGCCGCTGACCACCGACGCGCAGCGCGTGCGCGAGCTGATCCTGGGCGCCTGCAAGGCGCACGAAGGCGTGCTGGAGACGCCGGCGCCGTCGCTCACGCTCGAAGGCATCGAGAACGGGCTGCTGATCTTCCAGGCCATTGCCTACGTGCCGAGCCCCCGCCTGGCGGGCGGCGTGCGCAGCGACCTGCTGTTCGTGATCCTCGACGAGCTGAAGAAGGCCTCGCTGCCGCTGGCGGTGCCCACGATGGTGATGGCAGCCTCCACCGCGCCGGAGCCTCTCGCCACGCCGATCGTGCCTTCGTCGCCCGCATCGCCGATTCCGGGCGTGCAGAGCTGA
- a CDS encoding cupin domain-containing protein, translating to MSHDHGDAGHGHSHDEEGSDAAAPAWKHDGVRVIGAGQLDVNTAQTPGMNRAAAINFARVGAQKLWAGTVTIHADAKTGAHHHGHLESVIYVVRGRARMRWGEKLEFTAEAGPGDFIYVPPYVPHQEINASPTETLECVLCRSDGEAVAVNLDIEPVEKPESVLWVDPTHPHGGT from the coding sequence ATGAGCCACGATCACGGCGATGCCGGTCACGGCCATTCGCACGACGAAGAAGGCAGCGATGCCGCCGCGCCAGCCTGGAAGCACGACGGCGTGCGCGTCATCGGCGCCGGGCAGCTCGATGTCAACACCGCCCAGACACCGGGCATGAACAGGGCGGCGGCCATCAACTTCGCGCGCGTCGGCGCACAGAAGCTGTGGGCCGGCACCGTGACCATCCACGCCGATGCCAAGACCGGCGCCCACCACCACGGCCACCTCGAATCGGTGATCTACGTGGTGCGCGGGCGGGCCCGCATGCGCTGGGGCGAGAAGCTCGAGTTCACCGCGGAGGCCGGGCCGGGCGACTTCATCTACGTGCCGCCCTATGTGCCGCACCAAGAGATCAACGCCAGCCCCACCGAAACGCTCGAATGCGTGCTCTGCCGCAGCGACGGTGAAGCGGTGGCCGTGAACCTCGACATCGAGCCGGTCGAGAAGCCGGAATCGGTGCTCTGGGTCGATCCGACCCACCCTCACGGCGGAACTTAG
- a CDS encoding ABC transporter ATP-binding protein, whose translation MLRAQQLEMTFNPGTPIENRVLRGLSLEIPTGQFVTVIGSNGAGKSTFLNAVSGDLIVDKGRIEIDGKEVTRMNAWQRSGMVARVFQDPMAGTCEALTIEENMALAWKRGERRAFGFALNRGLRELFREKLSILKLGLENRLADRIGLLSGGQRQAVSLLMASLKPSRILLLDEHTAALDPKTAAFVLELTAKIVEAGQLTAMMVTHSMRQALDYGSRTVMLHEGQVILDVAGPQRAGLDVPDLLRMFEQTRGEKLDDDKLLLA comes from the coding sequence ATGCTGCGCGCCCAACAACTCGAGATGACCTTCAACCCGGGCACGCCGATCGAGAACCGCGTGCTGCGCGGCCTGAGCCTGGAGATTCCCACCGGCCAGTTCGTCACCGTGATCGGCTCGAACGGCGCGGGCAAGTCGACCTTCCTCAATGCGGTGAGCGGCGACCTGATCGTCGACAAGGGCCGCATCGAGATCGACGGCAAGGAAGTGACGCGCATGAACGCCTGGCAGCGCTCGGGCATGGTGGCCCGCGTGTTCCAGGACCCGATGGCGGGCACCTGCGAGGCGCTGACCATCGAGGAGAACATGGCGCTGGCCTGGAAGCGCGGCGAGCGCCGGGCCTTCGGCTTTGCGCTCAACCGCGGCCTGCGCGAGCTGTTCCGAGAGAAGCTGTCGATCCTGAAACTGGGGCTCGAGAACCGGCTGGCCGATCGCATCGGCCTGCTGTCGGGCGGCCAGCGCCAGGCGGTGAGCCTGCTGATGGCATCGCTGAAGCCGTCGCGCATCCTGCTGCTGGACGAGCACACCGCGGCACTCGATCCGAAGACCGCGGCCTTCGTGCTGGAGCTGACGGCCAAGATCGTCGAGGCCGGCCAGCTCACCGCGATGATGGTGACGCACAGCATGCGCCAGGCGCTGGACTATGGTTCGCGCACGGTGATGCTGCACGAGGGCCAGGTGATCCTCGACGTGGCCGGGCCGCAGCGCGCGGGGCTGGACGTGCCCGACCTGCTGCGCATGTTCGAGCAGACGCGCGGCGAGAAGCTCGACGACGACAAGCTGCTGCTGGCCTGA